Genomic segment of Canis aureus isolate CA01 chromosome 16, VMU_Caureus_v.1.0, whole genome shotgun sequence:
TTTTATAGCAGGGAAAAATGCTGAATTAAGTGATGATTCTCAAGGCCCATAACAAGTCAGAGATAAAGTCAGGAAGACACATTCATCCTTTTAACAGatgtttattaagcatctactctTTATCAAGCAGTGAGCTAGGCTCTGGGGAAGCAGCAGTGTACAATGCTGATCTTCAAGAAGcattttaatgagaaaacaatGGAGAAGCAGGCAATTTTAGCTGTTGAGGGCTACCATGGTGACAGTAAGCAGGACAGAGAGTGACAAGGCTGTAATCATTGTGGACGGATGGCCAAGCAGGAGCTCTTGGAGGGAGTGACATTTCTTCTGAGCCCTGAGTAGTAAGGAGAAGGAAAGCATTctagggaggaggaaaagcagggaCCAGTCTCAGGGACACCCAAGGAATGCACTGGCCAATGTGGCGGCATCATggtgaggaagggagagagtgGTGAGACATAAGGTGGGAGCACAGAAGGtaagcaagaagaaaaattttggaaatattgtagatatattttccattacCCTAAATCATCATGCCCAACAGTGTGGTCTATTGAATCAATAGGTTTTAATATTTCAGGAGAAAGTACTAGAAAATATAAAGTCATTGTTCAAATGTTACTGTCAAATTAGATGAAGAGAGGTGTAGCCAGCCAATAGGTAAGAGAGTCAAGATTTCTagagaagagagatttttttaatctgaaagttCCCTTTACAGAGCAAGAGGCAAGACCGGTCCTTTGGTCAGATAGGACTCTGAGTGGAGAGAGCTGAGATCTGATACAAGGGAAGCTCTTAACTTACCCTAGAGAGGAAATGGAGCCACTTCAAAAGCAGGGAGGCAGgatgaaaggagaaaggaaatagaGGAGGAAGTGGTCAGATATGTAGTATCTAGTTCCTTTGCTCCCTCTCTGGAGCCATTATCTGAGGCTGCAGATGTTAGATGGAATCAGTTGGAGGGAATCCCAAACAGTGAAGTTTGTTCTTCACTTTCCTGGCCACAAACTGGAAATTTTCAAACTAAAATTGGTGTTTTGAAATGCAAATGCAATTTCAGGTCCCACCCCATCCTCTCCCCAAGATACTTTTTCAATCTGATCCTATGCCTGAGTATCTTCAATGTAGATATTCCCAAGCCACCACTGGTGGTTGGGATCCAGCCACTGAGGTCATGAAACTTATCTGGGAAAATCTGGAACTGAGAAGGAAGCCTCCCAACCAAGATTCCACTTCTCCTGATATTCTGTCACCTTTGGAAAGGCCTCTACGTACAAAAAGTCAGCAATAGTTAGAAACCGAGTGCCTGCATATATAAAAAGCATTTCTCCTTGGGCATCCCCTTGCTTTAACTGCCCCTGCTGGTGCGTGGGCATTCAAAACCGGCTCCCGGTGTTGGCTCCACAGGCTGACCCGGACACAAAagtggggcagggggcacagctTGGACGAGTTGCACAGGGGGATGTGACACAGGAGGCAGCAGTGGAGCATGGATTGCAGGGGAGTCTGTGGAGAGATAGAGAAGGTGAACAAAGTTAGAGGTGGGAAATGAGTGATATGTGATGGAGCACAAAGAAGAAGTCCCCACTCCAAAACCACAGGACAAACCGGGTGGCAGGCATAAAGGAGGGCACaagatgagatgagcactgggtgttatactatatgttggcatattgaatttaaataaaataaataaaactataggaCAATGACCCAATGGAACCCCTGGCCATTGATCTCTACTATGCACCCTTATGACTAGACTGAGTGATCTTAAAATGCCTTCCCCAATCATATATTCTATATGAGAATCAGATTCTCTCCTATAggtataaaatacaaagaatgatTGACAAGAGAGCAAAATCAAGTCCAACAAATTTGTTGGGTTCTATATGCAAATCTCCTACTCAAGGAACAGTTATATGTCTTCTCTCCCCAGTCAACAGCTACACCAAGTAGCCCCACTGGAGACCTGGCAATGGTCTGAACGGACAGTCTCTCCCTTAACACTATGTCAATGATGCACAGAGTGAGGAGATTAAAGGGCAATGGGTCATTCAGCAGAAGCATACACCACCTTCCTCTTTGTAGACAGCACAACTATTGCCCTGAGAGTCTCATTTGAACTGACCAAATGACTTGGCCAAGTGCCTAGATCACACCTACTTGCAATCCTCACTCTCCAGAAGTTTCCGGTATGTGTTGATCTCACACTCCAACCGAGCCTTAACGTCCAGCAGCACCTGGTACTCCTGGTTCTGCCGCTCCAGGTCACCCCGGATCTCAGACAGCTGCTCCTCCACGTTGCTAATCAGGATCTGCATCTGCGCCAGCTCCGTGCCAAAACGGGCATCGGCTTCACACAGAGAGTTCTGCAGACAGTCTTTCTGTAATACCAAAGACAGAACCAGATGGAAAATCGTGGACTGCAGCCCCCAGTCTCTCCAGTAAGACTGTGACACCCCAAGGTGTTGCCAGGCCTGGAGAACAACCTAGCTCCTGTTAGCACTCCTCAGCTGGAAGAACTAATGACGTGCCATTGCTCATCATTGTAGACCTCAGGATAAATTTGCAGGACCTCGCTCATCTGAAGGAATGTTCATTCTCTCAGCAACCACATCTATGAGAAAGTTCTTGCAAAGGCAAGGAACTCAAGGTTTGAACTGTGTCCTGGTCTGTACTTAAGGGAGGCAGGGACTGAACCAGGAACTGCTCTTGGGAATGGGAACCAGGCTGAGTCTTCCAGGTGTGCAAAGGAGCTCACCAGTGTGTGCTGGGCCTGAAGCTCCACCTCCAGGGCGTTCACCGTGCGTCTCAGCTCCAGGATCTCCGACTGGCAGCACCGCAACTCCTCAGAGCAGGACATGTCCTGCTGGCTGATGCTCTCAGACTGAAGCACAAGTGCACAGAGACATGATCAGCAGCCTGCCCGTGTGGAAGCCCGGGTCCCTCCCTGCACCGAGGCAACACCCTCACCTGATCTTGGAACCACTCCTCCACATCATTGCGGCTGGTCTGCACCATGGCCTCATAGTGGCACCTCATGTCCTCCAGCACTCTGCCCAGGTCCACGGTGGGCTCAACATCCAGCTTAATCTGGAGCTTGTCCCCCAGCTGCCCCCTCAGAATGCTCACTTCCTGTAGGAACAGAAAGATCCACACCCTAAGTGAGGAAAGGCTTTTTGACAGAGCAGATGACACCTGAACCCCTCCCCAGACAAGCAGCATGAGAGGCGACCCCACTCATGCACTGACATGAGAGGTCTTGCCCATGGTCCACGGGGAGAATCCATTTGGACACCTTCCTATATAGACAAGGCAAATCTTTACAGACCAGAAACTCCCCCTCTGCCACATCCCACACAATCAGTCTGACTGCCAGACCTGGATCAACCCTTCATCCTGATGCCAAGTGAACCCCAGGTTTAACCCTAGAGCCCCAGGGTGAGCAGTGCTCCCTTTCCTGGCCAGTGCCTTCCCCATAGGTCTGCatccccaggaccacacctgtTCGTGGTTCCTCTTGAGGCAGAGCAGCTCCTCCTTCAGGGACTCCTGCTGGGCCTCCAGGTCAGCCTTGGCCAG
This window contains:
- the LOC144285356 gene encoding keratin, type I cuticular Ha7-like, yielding MTSCYINSSHCLGSTKMPTATNVCGPCIDIGGQPGSEAKAASLCLSATIAHANRPRVGATPLGQPSLCMPHSCQTACPLPGTRNIPGNIGVCENYGEGAPNGHEKVTMQFLNDRLANYLEKVRQLERDNEELETKIRESSKCHESTVCPDYQSYFQTIEELQQKILCSKAENTRLIIQVDNAKLAADDFRIKHESELSLRQMVEADMCGMHKLMDDLSLAKADLEAQQESLKEELLCLKRNHEQEVSILRGQLGDKLQIKLDVEPTVDLGRVLEDMRCHYEAMVQTSRNDVEEWFQDQSESISQQDMSCSEELRCCQSEILELRRTVNALEVELQAQHTLKDCLQNSLCEADARFGTELAQMQILISNVEEQLSEIRGDLERQNQEYQVLLDVKARLECEINTYRKLLESEDCKLPCNPCSTAASCVTSPCATRPSCAPCPTFVSGSACGANTGSRF